A single window of Lathamus discolor isolate bLatDis1 chromosome 20, bLatDis1.hap1, whole genome shotgun sequence DNA harbors:
- the LOC136024238 gene encoding feather beta keratin-like, translating to MSCYSPCVPCQPCGPTPLANSCNEPCVRQCQDSNVVIQPSPVVVTLPGPILSSFPQNTAVGSSTSAAVGSILSSEGVPINSGGFGLSGLGLSGLGGRYCGRRIPPC from the coding sequence ATGTCCTGCTACAGCCCGTGCgtgccctgccagccctgcggcCCGACCccgctggccaacagctgcaatGAGCCCTGCGtcaggcagtgccaggactCCAACGTCGTCATCCAGCCCTCCCCcgtggtggtgaccctgcccggccccatcctcagctccttcccgcAGAACACCGCCGTGGGCTCCTCCACCTCCGCTGCCgttggcagcatcctcagctcCGAGGGAGTGCCCATCAACTCCGGGGGCTTCGGCCTCTCCGGCTTGGGCCTCTCCGGCTTGGGCGGCCGCTACTGCGGCAGGAGGATCCCCCCCTGCTAA